The DNA region ACGAAGCCGAACTCCGCGCGGTCGGCGCGCTACTCGCCTACGCCGAGTACACGCAGGGCGACGAAACCCTCGACTACGTCTCGCGCATCCAGCGCTACGACCCGCGCGACGGCCTCCGCCTCGACGCGACGGCGCTGCGGAGCCTCGAACTGTTCGAGTCGCAGGGTGCCTCGGCGGGGCCGACGCTGTTCGACGCCCTCGACGACACCGCCTGCGCGCTCGGCCGCCGTCGCCTCCGGCAGTGGCTCCGCCGTCCACTCGTCGACCGCGAGCGCATCGACGCCCGCCTCGACGCCGTGGGCGAACTCACCTCCCGCTCCTTGGTCCGCGAGGACCTCCACGACCACCTGCACGACGTGTACGACGTGGAACGACTGGTCGCCCGCGTCTCCCGCGGCCGGGCGAACGCCCGCGACCTCCGCTCGCTGAAGGCGACGCTCGACGTGGTGCCCGACGTGAAGGCGGCGCTCTCGGACGTCGACAGCGACCGCCTGCGCTCGCTCCGCGACGCGCTCGACGAACTCGAAGACGTGCGCGACCTCGTGGGACGAGCCATCGCCGCCGACCCGCCGATGGAGATCACGGAGGGCGGCGTCATCGAGGAAGGATTCGACGACGAACTCGACGCCCTGCGCGCCACCGAGCGCGAGGGGCGGCAGTGGGTCGCGGAACTGGAGGAACGAGAACGCGAGCGAACGGGCATCGACTCGCTCTCCGTCGGCCACAACCAGGTCCACGGCTACTACATCGAGGTAACGAACCCGAACCTCGACCGGGTGCCCGACGACTACACGCGGCGGCAGACGCTGAAGAACTCAGAGCGGTTCTACACGCCCGAACTGAAGCGCCGCGAGGACGAGATCTTCGGCGCGTCCGAGCGCGCCGACGCGCTCGAATACGAACTGTTCTGCGAGGTTCGCCGCGACGTGGGCGCGGAAAGCGAGCGCATCCAGTCGGTCGCCGACGCGCTGGCGACTATCGACGTGCTGACCGCCTTGGCGACGGTCGCCGTCGAGAACGACTACACGCGTCCGCAACTCGGCGCGGACGGCATCCGAATCGAGGGCGGTAGACACCCGGTCGTCGAACGTCAACAGGACTCGTTCGTCCCGAACCCGACCGACCTCACCGACGAGCGAATCGCGCTCGTCACCGGGCCGAACATGAGCGGCAAATCCACCTACATGCGGCAGGTCGCACTCGTCGTCGTCCTCGCGCAGCTGGGGAGTTTCGTCCCCGCCGACGCCGCCCGACTGCCAGTCGTCGACCGCGTCTTCACCCGCGTCGGCGCCTCCGACGACATCGCGGGCGGGCAGTCGACGTTCATGCGCGAGATGAGCGAACTGACGACGATTCTGCACCACGCGACCGAGAACTCGCTGGTCCTCCTCGACGAGGTCGGCCGCGGCACGAGCACGACCGACGGCCTCGCCATCGCACAGGCGACGACCGAGTTCCTCCACGACGAGGTGGGTGCGACGACGCTCTTTGCGACGCACTACCACGAACTCACGAGCGTCGCCGAGGAGTTGTCTGGCGTTCAGAACCTCCACTTCACCGTCGAGCGCGACGCCAGCGGGGAGGCGGACGCTTCGGCTTCCGAGGACGGTTCGACCGCCGGCGGCGAGGTGACGTTCCTCCACCGCGTCGCCGACGGAGCGTCCTCGTCGTCGTACGGCGTCGAAGTCGCGCGGATGGCCGGCGTGCCGGGTTCGGTCGTCGAGCGCTCGGAGCGACTCGTGGCCGACTCGCAGACCGGAGACGACCCCCGTCTCGACGCCACGGCGTCGGCGACCGAGTCCGAGACGCCTCCTGCTCGCCCCGCGGACGCCTCGCTCGCGTCGTTCTCGACGAACGGACACTCCACCGGGCGGGCCGACGAAACCCCCATAGCCGCCGAGCGACAACCGACAGACGGCACAGACGACCGCCTCCGCGAGGTGGCCGACACGCTCCGCGGCGTCGACGTGGCGACGACGACACCGCTGGAGGCGCTGACCCTGCTGAACGACCTCCAACGTACCCTCGACGAGTAGATCCGACGATACGATGATACGACGATTAGACAACCCTACGATAGCGAAAATCGCCGCCGGCGAGGTGGTGATGCGTCCGGCCAGCGTCGTCACCGAACTGGTGGAGAACAGCCTCGACGCGGGCGCGACCCGCATCGACGTGACCGTCGACGGCGACGGCACAGAGCGCATCCGCGTCGCCGACGACGGCGCGGGCATGAGCGAGGACGACGCCGCGCTCGCCGTCGAGCGCCACACGACGAGCAAACTCGACGGCCCCGACGGCGTGGAGGCGGTCGACACCCTCGGCTTCCGCGGCGAGGCGCTCCCGAGCATGGCCGCCGTCGCGACGCTCGACGTGACGACGAACGACGGCGGCCCGCGCGGGACGCGCGTCGTCGTCGAAGACGGCGAGAAGCGCGTCGACCCGGCGGGTCGCGCTGTCGGGACGACCGTCGAAGTGCGCGACCTCTTCCACAACCGTCCGGCGCGCCGCAAGAGCCTCGCGGCGGCTCGGACGGAGTTCGGCCGCATCAGCGACGTGGTGACGCGCTACGCGCTGGCGAACCCGTACATAAGATTCTCGCTCACCCACGACGGCCGCGAGACGTTCAAGACGACCGGGACGGGCTACACCGACGCCGTCCTCGGTGCGTACGGTAGAGACGTGGCCGGCCAGAGCACCGAGTTCGACCACCGGACGACCGTCGAGTTCGACGGCCGCGAGCATCCCATCGAAGTCGAAGGGCTGCTCGTCTACCCCTCCATCACCCGCGCGCAGCACACCCACGTCCACACTGCGGTCAACGACCGGGCGCTGCGCGACGAGGTGATTCGCAAGGCGACCGTCCGCGGCTACGGCAACCTGCTCTCGAACGGCCGCTTCCCCGTCGCCGTCGTCGCCGTCTCCCTTCCCCCGGAACTGGTCGACGCGAACGTCCACCCCGCCAAAGAACGAGTCGCCCTCCGCAACGAGTCGGCCGTCGCCGACGCCGTCGAGATGGCCGTGAGCGACGCGCTCACGACGGCCGACCTCCGCCGGAGCGCCGCCGTCGCGATGGACCTCGACTCGTCGCTCGCGTCGGTCTCGAAGGACTCCGACTTCGACGACGTGAGCGTCATCGGGCAGTTCCGCGAGCTCTACCTGCTCTGCGAGGCCGACGACGACCTGCTCGTCGTCGACCAGCACGCTGCCCACGAGCGCGTGAACTACGAACGCCTCCGGGCGGCGCTCGACAGCGAGGCGGTAGAATCGGTCGACGTCGACCCCGCGCAGACGCTGTCGCTGTCGCCGCCGGAGGCGGCCGCGGTGGAGAGCCACCGCGAGACCCTGTCGAGACTCGGCTTCGACCTCGACCCCTTCGGCGGGTCGGCGTTCCGACTCACCGCGGTGCCCGCGCCGCTCGGGCGCGTGCTCGACGCCGACGCGCTCCGCGACACGCTCGACACGCTCCGGGCGGGCGCGAAACCCGAGGAACTCCGCGACGAACTACTGAAGGACCTCGCCTGTCACCCGTCGCTGAAGGCGGGCGACACGCTCTCCGGCGAGGACGCGACGGCGCTGCTGCGCCGCCTCGGCGAGTGCGACCAGCCGTACGCCTGCCCGCACGGTCGTCCGACGGTGCTCTCTATCGACGAGTCGGCGCTGGTTCGCGGCTTCGAGCGCGAGCACCGCAACCTCGCCTGAGCGCCTCACCACTCCTTGCAGTCGATACAGACGAACGTATCCGTCTCCTCGTCGTGCCAGCGTCGCTCGACTGTCGCACCGCAGGAGTCGCAAGTCGTTCCGCTCGGCGACCAGCGGAACGTGGCCACCGCCGGTTTCACAGCGTCGTCCGCATCGGCGTCGATGGCGACGTCGTCTTCGTCGGTGTCGATGTCGGTGGACTCCTTCACGTCGGCGTCGACCGCCGCCGCCTCGCTCGCGGATTCACTCCCGCGAGCGCTGCCGTCGCGGACGTCTTCCGCTGCGTCGCCAGCGCTCTCCGACCCCGACTCTCCGAAGAACTCGTCCAGCGAGCGGTCGTCTCCCATGCCGGTTCTCGTCGGCGGCGACGCTTAAGCGGTTCCGTTGAACCGGGTCACGCCGCGCTCTCGTCGCCTTCCTCGTCGCGCTCGCGGTGCTCGTCGATACGCGAGAGCGCCGCGCGGGCCGCGGCGGTCAGCGCCGCCGACCGCCGGACGCTCCCGTAGCGGACGCCCTCGAAGATGCGCGTCAACCGGCGCACCGACTCGACGGGGAGGCCGCTGGCGACGGCCGCCCGCGCGTACTCGCCGGGCGTCGCCGACCGTCGGTTTCGGAGGCGGAGTCCGTCGACCATGGACGCCCACGCCTCCTCGATTGTCGGCGGAATCTCGGGCGCTGGTTCCTCCTCGGCTTCTTCTGTCGCCGCCGCAGTCGCTGCTCGATTACGTCGCGAACTGCGGTCGCGGTCGCGGCGCAGCGAGACGCCGCTTCCCACGTCGCCAAGCGCGCGCGGTAGCTCCGAGAGCGCGCTCCCGAACCCGCCCGAGAGCGCGAGCAGCCCGCCGCCGAACGCCCGCGGGAGCGCCACGACGACGGTCCCCATCGCCCGCGTCACCTCGGTGAGCGCGTCGCCGAGACCGCCGAGGAACTCGGCGGTCACGCGACCGAGGCGGTCGAGGAACGTCGGTCCCGACTCGCTGAGGCCGACGACGAACGCGGTCGTCAGCTGGGGGATACGCTGGAGCGCGGCCCGTAGCTGTGGGAGCGGGACGTCGGCATCCACGTCGCTGCCGACGCCTCGCTGGCGTCCCCCGACGACGCCGACGAAGAGGACGCCGAACGCCGCTAGCGCGGCGAACAGAAACAGGAGGAGACCGCCGCCGACGGTCTCGTTCGCGTTCGACGGTGCCGCCGTCTCGGTCGATGTCGGCGTCGCCGTTTCTGTCGTCGTGGTCGTTCCGTCGGTTCCACCGTCGTCGCCCGCCGACTCCGACTCGTCGGTTTCGTCGCCGTCGCTCGGTGCTGTGGTCGTCGCCACCGACCCGTCGGTCCCGTCGCTCTCACTCGGCGTCGTCTCGGTCGTCGCGTTTGTCGCGCCAGCGTCCGGTCCCGTCGCCGGGTCGTCGCCGCCGCCTCCGACGCCCGCGGGGTAGCTTCCGAAACCGGTCGCGGGGAACAACGAGGCGGCGACGACGACCGCGAGCGCGCACAGAGAGAGGAGGGCTGCGCGGCGGAGGTCGTATGCCACTGTTACCACTAGTTACTTATCTGTCTGATAATATGTTTTCCTATATGCGGACCGCCGTGAATTCCCCTCCCCTCCATCCCCGCCTCTCCAACGACGACTCCCCGCACTCGGCCCCGAACGGAGGGCCGCGATGACCGCGAGTACGCCGCTCGCGACCCGGGACGCGGCGCTTTCGCGTCGCATCCTCACCACGCTGGCGCTCGTCGTCGCGCTCGACACGGCGTTCGTCGCCGTCGTCGGCCTCCTGCTCGCGCCGTGGCTGGCACCGCTGGGGGC from Haloprofundus halobius includes:
- the mutL gene encoding DNA mismatch repair endonuclease MutL, with amino-acid sequence MIRRLDNPTIAKIAAGEVVMRPASVVTELVENSLDAGATRIDVTVDGDGTERIRVADDGAGMSEDDAALAVERHTTSKLDGPDGVEAVDTLGFRGEALPSMAAVATLDVTTNDGGPRGTRVVVEDGEKRVDPAGRAVGTTVEVRDLFHNRPARRKSLAAARTEFGRISDVVTRYALANPYIRFSLTHDGRETFKTTGTGYTDAVLGAYGRDVAGQSTEFDHRTTVEFDGREHPIEVEGLLVYPSITRAQHTHVHTAVNDRALRDEVIRKATVRGYGNLLSNGRFPVAVVAVSLPPELVDANVHPAKERVALRNESAVADAVEMAVSDALTTADLRRSAAVAMDLDSSLASVSKDSDFDDVSVIGQFRELYLLCEADDDLLVVDQHAAHERVNYERLRAALDSEAVESVDVDPAQTLSLSPPEAAAVESHRETLSRLGFDLDPFGGSAFRLTAVPAPLGRVLDADALRDTLDTLRAGAKPEELRDELLKDLACHPSLKAGDTLSGEDATALLRRLGECDQPYACPHGRPTVLSIDESALVRGFEREHRNLA
- a CDS encoding DUF7573 domain-containing protein produces the protein MGDDRSLDEFFGESGSESAGDAAEDVRDGSARGSESASEAAAVDADVKESTDIDTDEDDVAIDADADDAVKPAVATFRWSPSGTTCDSCGATVERRWHDEETDTFVCIDCKEW
- the mutS gene encoding DNA mismatch repair protein MutS, translating into MTAVTGPPAKMRANREDLTPMLSQYYDLCAAYDEFLVLFQVGDFYETFCEAAEETARVLELTLTQREDSTGTYPMTGIPIDNAASYVETLLDAGYRVAIADQVEDASEATGLVDRAVTQIVTLGTVVDDELLAPGSTNYVACVASADGDGGDDPEAAARHAVAAVDVSTGECLVTSADAPERALEELQRVAPAEVVVGPEAAVDPADLDGDAMRTEFDSDAFSPDAARDTLETYVPRPEAVVGNEAELRAVGALLAYAEYTQGDETLDYVSRIQRYDPRDGLRLDATALRSLELFESQGASAGPTLFDALDDTACALGRRRLRQWLRRPLVDRERIDARLDAVGELTSRSLVREDLHDHLHDVYDVERLVARVSRGRANARDLRSLKATLDVVPDVKAALSDVDSDRLRSLRDALDELEDVRDLVGRAIAADPPMEITEGGVIEEGFDDELDALRATEREGRQWVAELEERERERTGIDSLSVGHNQVHGYYIEVTNPNLDRVPDDYTRRQTLKNSERFYTPELKRREDEIFGASERADALEYELFCEVRRDVGAESERIQSVADALATIDVLTALATVAVENDYTRPQLGADGIRIEGGRHPVVERQQDSFVPNPTDLTDERIALVTGPNMSGKSTYMRQVALVVVLAQLGSFVPADAARLPVVDRVFTRVGASDDIAGGQSTFMREMSELTTILHHATENSLVLLDEVGRGTSTTDGLAIAQATTEFLHDEVGATTLFATHYHELTSVAEELSGVQNLHFTVERDASGEADASASEDGSTAGGEVTFLHRVADGASSSSYGVEVARMAGVPGSVVERSERLVADSQTGDDPRLDATASATESETPPARPADASLASFSTNGHSTGRADETPIAAERQPTDGTDDRLREVADTLRGVDVATTTPLEALTLLNDLQRTLDE
- a CDS encoding DUF4129 domain-containing protein codes for the protein MAYDLRRAALLSLCALAVVVAASLFPATGFGSYPAGVGGGGDDPATGPDAGATNATTETTPSESDGTDGSVATTTAPSDGDETDESESAGDDGGTDGTTTTTETATPTSTETAAPSNANETVGGGLLLFLFAALAAFGVLFVGVVGGRQRGVGSDVDADVPLPQLRAALQRIPQLTTAFVVGLSESGPTFLDRLGRVTAEFLGGLGDALTEVTRAMGTVVVALPRAFGGGLLALSGGFGSALSELPRALGDVGSGVSLRRDRDRSSRRNRAATAAATEEAEEEPAPEIPPTIEEAWASMVDGLRLRNRRSATPGEYARAAVASGLPVESVRRLTRIFEGVRYGSVRRSAALTAAARAALSRIDEHRERDEEGDESAA